A genomic window from Streptomyces mirabilis includes:
- a CDS encoding sensor histidine kinase, translating into MDRSSRQSGDVFAGEARGEVSPRAARALWWGSAGLVLTVLGTSVLVAGAERGWRLLVAVGLVVVQVCALRWQARAPVAVLAVNAATGLAVWALLPAVTLTGALLAAQVSLCVLSAIRPRRVSVGALAAMCLPAPLAFGAGGTAGLAVYLLTVVLAWTAGQWRRAQQERTRVEMRRAVVEERARIAREVHDVVAHTLSVVVIQAGAADDVFTQRPEQARQALRAIETGARSALGELRLLLRAFGPGEEEEGAGEQREPGPSLACLDELADTVRATGMTVHVHREGAFDGLSAAVDLAAYRIVQEALTNTLRHAVGADEVSVRVAVEGQCVKVTVVDNGRTPHSRSAAAGVGRGLVGMKERARLVGGSLRAGPLSGGGFEVAAQLPVEDVS; encoded by the coding sequence ATGGATCGCAGCAGCAGACAGTCGGGCGACGTGTTCGCCGGGGAAGCACGGGGAGAGGTGTCGCCCCGCGCCGCCCGAGCGCTGTGGTGGGGGTCGGCCGGTCTGGTGCTCACTGTCCTCGGGACCTCGGTGCTCGTCGCCGGCGCGGAGCGCGGCTGGAGACTGCTCGTGGCCGTGGGCCTGGTCGTTGTGCAGGTCTGTGCCCTGAGATGGCAGGCGCGTGCCCCGGTTGCCGTACTGGCCGTGAATGCGGCGACAGGGCTCGCGGTGTGGGCGCTGCTGCCCGCGGTGACCTTGACGGGGGCGCTGCTCGCGGCGCAGGTCTCGTTGTGCGTGTTGTCGGCCATCAGGCCGCGGCGGGTGTCGGTGGGGGCGCTGGCGGCGATGTGCCTGCCGGCGCCGCTGGCGTTCGGGGCGGGCGGTACGGCGGGTCTGGCGGTCTATCTGCTGACGGTGGTTTTGGCGTGGACCGCAGGGCAGTGGCGCAGGGCGCAGCAGGAACGGACGAGGGTGGAGATGCGCCGGGCCGTGGTGGAGGAGCGGGCGCGCATCGCGCGCGAGGTGCATGACGTGGTGGCGCACACTCTGTCGGTGGTGGTCATTCAGGCGGGTGCTGCGGACGATGTGTTCACCCAGCGGCCCGAACAGGCCCGTCAGGCGCTGCGGGCCATTGAGACGGGCGCCCGCTCGGCGCTGGGCGAACTACGGTTGCTGTTGCGGGCGTTCGGGCCCGGTGAGGAGGAGGAAGGAGCCGGGGAGCAGCGGGAGCCGGGGCCCTCGCTCGCGTGCCTGGACGAGTTGGCCGACACCGTGCGCGCGACCGGGATGACCGTGCACGTGCACCGCGAGGGCGCCTTCGACGGGCTGTCGGCCGCGGTGGATCTGGCGGCGTACCGGATCGTCCAGGAGGCCCTCACCAACACGCTGCGCCACGCGGTCGGCGCCGACGAGGTGAGCGTGCGCGTGGCCGTCGAAGGGCAGTGCGTGAAGGTCACGGTGGTTGACAACGGGCGTACGCCGCACAGCCGTTCGGCCGCCGCGGGGGTGGGACGCGGTCTTGTGGGGATGAAGGAGCGCGCGCGGCTCGTGGGTGGCAGTCTGCGTGCCGGTCCGCTGTCCGGAGGCGGGTTCGAGGTGGCAGCGCAACTGCCGGTGGAGGACGTGTCATGA
- a CDS encoding metalloregulator ArsR/SmtB family transcription factor, whose product MARAATTSDVFNAIAEPQRREILALLRAGERPVTELARELGMTQPGASKHLRVLREVGLVRDRKAGKQRLYGLDARGLRPVHEWTGGFERFWNESFDRLDAYVQDLKQASQEE is encoded by the coding sequence ATGGCACGAGCAGCGACGACGTCGGACGTCTTCAACGCGATCGCCGAGCCGCAGCGCCGGGAGATCCTGGCACTGCTGCGGGCGGGTGAGCGGCCGGTGACCGAGTTGGCCCGGGAGCTGGGGATGACCCAGCCGGGGGCGTCCAAACACCTGCGGGTGCTCCGGGAGGTCGGGCTGGTGCGGGACCGCAAGGCAGGCAAGCAGCGCCTGTACGGCCTTGACGCCCGCGGGCTGCGGCCGGTCCACGAGTGGACCGGCGGGTTCGAGCGGTTCTGGAACGAGAGCTTCGACCGGCTGGACGCGTACGTGCAGGACCTCAAGCAGGCAAGCCAGGAGGAGTGA
- a CDS encoding SRPBCC family protein, giving the protein MAATGRDAPKQSATADREIVISRVISAPRELVFEAFTEVRHLSRWWGPEGFTTTTRAFEFRVGGEWDFVMHGPDGTDYQEWISWTEIAPPERIALLHGESRGDPNAFESVLTFAPDGAATRIEMRTVFPTKELRDEAVEKYHAIEGGRQTLGNLAAYVTEIVPKGVED; this is encoded by the coding sequence ATGGCAGCGACAGGACGGGACGCGCCGAAGCAGTCAGCGACGGCCGACCGTGAGATCGTGATCTCCCGGGTCATCAGTGCCCCACGGGAGCTGGTGTTCGAGGCGTTCACCGAAGTCCGGCACCTGTCGCGATGGTGGGGACCGGAGGGGTTCACCACCACCACGCGGGCGTTCGAGTTCCGCGTCGGCGGGGAGTGGGACTTCGTGATGCACGGACCGGACGGGACGGACTACCAGGAGTGGATCTCCTGGACCGAGATCGCCCCGCCGGAGCGGATCGCGCTGCTGCACGGTGAGTCCCGCGGCGACCCGAACGCCTTCGAGTCGGTCCTCACGTTCGCGCCCGACGGCGCGGCGACCCGGATCGAGATGCGCACGGTGTTCCCCACCAAGGAGCTGCGCGACGAGGCGGTCGAGAAGTACCACGCGATCGAGGGCGGCCGGCAGACCCTGGGCAACCTGGCTGCCTACGTCACCGAGATCGTTCCGAAGGGAGTTGAGGACTGA
- a CDS encoding dihydrofolate reductase family protein, with product MAGKVFFSVTMSLDGFIAPEERRDDPDAQRWMAQWMELQQWIFPQRFFRENLKLGEGGEEGHDNDIARETFERTGASVMGKRMFDLGERAWPEEAPFHTPVFVVTHEKRDPWERPGGTTFHFVNDGIETALDQAREAARDRDVRIAGGGATILEYVNAGLIDEFSIALSPVLFGSGIRLFEGVDAGRVALEPVRAEPTQRVTHLTYAVRER from the coding sequence ATGGCCGGCAAGGTGTTCTTCAGCGTGACGATGTCGCTGGACGGGTTCATCGCGCCCGAGGAGCGCAGGGATGACCCGGATGCGCAGCGCTGGATGGCGCAGTGGATGGAGCTGCAGCAGTGGATATTCCCCCAGCGGTTCTTCCGGGAGAACCTGAAGCTCGGCGAGGGCGGCGAGGAAGGGCACGACAACGACATCGCGCGGGAGACGTTCGAGCGCACCGGCGCGAGCGTGATGGGCAAGCGCATGTTCGACCTCGGCGAGCGGGCGTGGCCGGAGGAGGCGCCGTTCCACACGCCGGTCTTCGTCGTGACGCACGAGAAGCGTGACCCCTGGGAGCGGCCGGGTGGAACCACCTTCCACTTCGTCAACGACGGCATCGAGACCGCGCTCGACCAGGCCCGCGAGGCCGCCCGCGACCGGGATGTCCGCATCGCAGGCGGCGGCGCAACGATCCTGGAGTACGTGAACGCCGGCCTGATCGACGAGTTCTCGATCGCGCTCTCACCCGTGCTGTTCGGCTCCGGAATCCGCCTGTTCGAGGGCGTGGACGCGGGCCGCGTGGCCCTGGAGCCGGTCCGCGCGGAGCCGACGCAGCGTGTGACCCACCTGACCTACGCAGTCCGGGAGCGGTAA